Proteins from a genomic interval of Helicobacter pylori Shi112:
- a CDS encoding RNA-guided endonuclease InsQ/TnpB family protein, with protein MSAISITHKIALKPNNKHITYFKKAFGCARFAYNWGLAKWKENYQLGIKTNHLQLKKEFNALKKSQFNFVYEVTKYATQQPFIHLNLAFNKFFRDLKKGLVSYPKFKKKREFQGSFYIGGDQIKIIQTANTGYLKIPNLPPIKLTEKLRFQGKINNATITQKGDHFYVSISCGVDESEYKRTHKLQESHNKLGVDIGIKSFVSLSNGLNIYAPKPLDKLTRKLVRISRQLSKKIHPKTKGDKTKKSNNYLKHSKKLTHLHEKIANIRLDFLHKLTSSLIRHSNSFCLESLKVKNMFKNHRLAKSLSDVSMSVFNTLLEYKAKYSNKEILRADTYYPSSKTCSNCQKVKQDLKLKDRIYQCLECGFELDRDINAAINLLKHLVGRVTAEFTPMDLTALLNDLSKNRLATSKVELGIQQKP; from the coding sequence ATGTCAGCTATCTCAATCACGCATAAAATCGCTTTAAAGCCTAATAACAAGCATATTACTTACTTTAAAAAAGCTTTTGGGTGCGCTAGGTTCGCTTATAATTGGGGGTTAGCTAAATGGAAAGAAAACTACCAACTGGGTATTAAAACTAACCATCTACAGCTTAAAAAAGAATTTAACGCTCTTAAAAAATCGCAATTTAATTTCGTTTATGAAGTAACTAAATACGCCACCCAACAGCCTTTTATCCACTTAAATCTAGCCTTTAATAAGTTTTTTAGGGATTTGAAAAAAGGTTTAGTGAGTTACCCTAAATTTAAAAAGAAAAGAGAGTTTCAAGGTTCTTTTTATATAGGGGGCGACCAAATTAAAATCATTCAAACAGCTAATACTGGTTATTTAAAAATACCTAACTTACCACCAATCAAACTCACTGAAAAACTAAGATTTCAAGGCAAAATCAATAACGCTACCATCACTCAAAAGGGCGATCATTTCTATGTTTCAATCTCTTGTGGTGTTGATGAGAGTGAATACAAACGAACCCATAAACTCCAAGAGAGTCATAATAAACTAGGGGTTGATATAGGGATTAAATCCTTTGTGAGTTTGTCTAATGGCTTAAATATCTATGCCCCTAAGCCCTTAGATAAGCTTACTAGAAAGCTTGTAAGAATTAGCAGACAACTGAGTAAAAAAATCCACCCAAAAACCAAAGGGGATAAAACCAAGAAATCTAATAATTACTTAAAGCATTCTAAAAAGCTTACCCACTTGCATGAAAAAATCGCTAACATCAGACTTGATTTTTTACACAAGCTCACAAGCTCTCTTATAAGACACTCAAACTCGTTTTGTTTAGAGAGTTTGAAAGTCAAAAACATGTTTAAAAATCACAGGTTGGCTAAATCTTTAAGCGATGTTTCTATGTCTGTGTTTAACACGCTATTAGAGTATAAAGCTAAATACTCTAATAAAGAAATTCTAAGAGCTGACACTTACTATCCAAGCTCTAAGACTTGTTCTAATTGTCAAAAGGTTAAACAAGATTTAAAACTTAAAGATAGGATTTATCAATGCCTAGAGTGTGGCTTTGAATTAGATAGAGATATAAACGCTGCTATCAATCTTTTAAAGCATTTAGTAGGTAGAGTTACTGCCGAATTTACGCCTATGGACTTGACAGCTCTGTTGAATGATTTATCCAAAAATCGTTTAGCAACTAGCAAGGTTGAACTAGGAATACAACAAAAACCCTAA
- a CDS encoding IS607-like element IS607 family transposase, with translation MNKRMLSIGQASKLLGVTIQTLRNWDKKDLLKPDELTKGGERRYKLESLRRINRNAVFNQDELKTIAYARVSSHDQQEDLIRQVQVLELYCARCGFNYEVIQDLGSGMNYYKKGLTKLLNLILDNQVKRLVLTHKDRLLRFGAELVFSICEAKEVEVVIINKGDENVRFEEELAKDVLEIITVFSARLYGSRSKKNKKLLDEMQEVITNNVSYLNHA, from the coding sequence ATGAATAAAAGAATGCTATCAATCGGTCAAGCGAGTAAGCTTTTGGGTGTAACTATCCAAACCTTACGCAATTGGGATAAAAAAGATTTGTTAAAACCTGATGAACTCACTAAAGGCGGTGAAAGGCGTTACAAGTTAGAAAGTTTAAGGCGTATCAATAGAAACGCAGTCTTTAATCAAGATGAATTAAAAACAATAGCTTATGCTAGAGTAAGCTCGCATGACCAACAAGAGGATTTAATCAGACAAGTTCAAGTTTTAGAGCTTTATTGCGCTAGATGCGGCTTTAACTATGAAGTGATACAAGATTTAGGGAGTGGCATGAACTACTATAAAAAAGGCTTAACCAAGCTTTTAAACTTAATCTTAGACAATCAAGTCAAGCGCCTTGTATTAACGCATAAAGACAGATTATTACGCTTTGGAGCTGAATTGGTATTCAGTATTTGTGAAGCTAAAGAAGTAGAAGTGGTTATCATCAATAAGGGTGATGAGAATGTGAGGTTTGAAGAAGAATTAGCCAAAGATGTTTTAGAAATTATAACCGTCTTTAGCGCTAGATTGTATGGCTCTAGGTCTAAGAAAAACAAAAAACTCTTAGATGAAATGCAAGAAGTCATAACTAACAATGTCAGCTATCTCAATCACGCATAA
- the lpxD gene encoding UDP-3-O-(3-hydroxymyristoyl)glucosamine N-acyltransferase, producing the protein MKLSELLSAYSIETEFSNDFEVHALAELDKATPNDISYIDQARYLKLLKDSKAGAVFIRKKESSKVPKHMQALIVDNPHLAFAKASHAFKIPFFKNPESVNEPKHFKKVTIMPNVIIGEGVEIGENSLIYPGVVIADGVKIGKNCILYPRVILYQNTILEDNVTIHAGSVIGGDGFGYAHTALGEHVKIEHVGIVRIQKNVEIGANTAIDRAVFGETLIKEGVKVDNLVQIGHNCVLGEHSIVVSQVGLSGSTTTGRNVVFGGQVGIGGHLHVGEFTQIGGKSAVGKDLPPNTNFAGAIPAMEIHEWHHFLAHLRTNFRKQQKTSLLQKAKGFFKS; encoded by the coding sequence ATGAAATTAAGCGAATTGTTAAGCGCCTATTCTATTGAAACGGAATTTTCAAACGATTTTGAAGTGCATGCTTTAGCGGAATTGGATAAGGCCACGCCTAATGATATTAGCTATATTGACCAAGCGCGCTACCTTAAACTTTTAAAAGATTCAAAAGCCGGGGCGGTGTTTATCCGTAAAAAAGAATCTTCTAAAGTGCCAAAACACATGCAAGCTTTAATCGTGGATAACCCGCATCTAGCCTTTGCTAAAGCTTCGCATGCCTTTAAAATCCCTTTTTTTAAAAACCCAGAAAGCGTGAATGAGCCTAAACATTTTAAAAAAGTAACGATCATGCCTAATGTTATAATTGGAGAGGGCGTAGAAATTGGCGAAAACTCTTTGATTTATCCGGGCGTGGTGATCGCTGATGGGGTCAAAATCGGTAAAAATTGTATTTTGTATCCTCGTGTGATTTTGTATCAAAACACGATTTTAGAAGACAATGTTACTATCCATGCAGGCAGTGTGATTGGAGGCGATGGCTTTGGTTATGCACACACCGCTTTAGGAGAGCATGTCAAAATTGAGCATGTGGGGATTGTTAGGATTCAAAAAAATGTAGAAATTGGAGCTAACACGGCGATTGATAGGGCGGTGTTTGGTGAGACTTTGATTAAAGAGGGCGTTAAGGTTGATAACCTGGTTCAAATCGGGCATAATTGCGTTTTAGGCGAGCACAGCATCGTTGTTTCTCAAGTGGGCTTGAGCGGCTCTACAACCACTGGCCGTAATGTGGTTTTTGGCGGGCAAGTGGGCATTGGGGGGCATTTGCATGTGGGCGAATTCACTCAAATTGGAGGTAAAAGCGCGGTGGGTAAAGACTTGCCCCCTAACACTAATTTTGCCGGAGCGATCCCTGCTATGGAAATCCATGAATGGCACCATTTCCTGGCTCATTTAAGAACGAATTTTAGAAAACAGCAAAAAACGAGTTTGTTGCAAAAAGCTAAAGGGTTTTTTAAGTCTTAA
- the dnaG gene encoding DNA primase, translated as MKITNLAPLKDRIQIMEVLESYIDFHKVGANFKACCPFHDERSASFIVSPEKNIYHCFGCGVSGDALKFLQEYKKLSFLEAVEEVAKIYNYHLEYETDAKIERNNHLKEILAYANNLFKERLKNEPKVLNYLTQTRAISLEMIEAYDLGYCLHGDLEVLKERFNADDLIACGLFSNKNEDKELRSFCNYRITIPLKDSKGQIRSFSARLCIPRLLKANNAPKYLNGRETSLYNKTFFLYNYHRALESIKEKKQVIICEGFFDVLAYEHFYYKNAICTSGTAFTKEHLAFLNKLNVELCFSFDNDNAGTEATIRALDLCLKNHVTNMSVIKIKDSSVKDLSDYQKLNRRPNLAKINGFKFYCSYLLRAELTTPQKDLNYRNILKILEAFEPFMQADLLKILNSFLAQKSVKPVKQKNLPGKLDLLEARVYATMLESEEFRYIARRFLTPSDVKYPTFFKRIVCSDFRGLDFLKKFKTIPESYQKSSLVWLKTKGLKNSLAVALDCKDYALAEAINAKIKEIQKD; from the coding sequence ATGAAAATCACTAATTTAGCGCCACTAAAAGATCGTATTCAAATCATGGAAGTTTTGGAGAGTTATATTGATTTTCACAAAGTTGGAGCGAATTTCAAAGCGTGCTGTCCTTTTCATGATGAAAGAAGTGCAAGTTTTATCGTAAGTCCTGAAAAAAATATTTATCATTGTTTTGGATGTGGTGTGAGCGGTGATGCCTTGAAGTTTTTGCAAGAATACAAAAAATTAAGTTTTCTTGAAGCCGTTGAAGAAGTGGCTAAAATCTATAATTATCATTTAGAATACGAAACCGATGCTAAAATTGAACGCAACAACCATTTAAAAGAAATTTTAGCTTACGCTAACAATCTTTTTAAAGAACGGCTAAAAAACGAGCCGAAAGTGTTGAACTACCTCACGCAAACGCGCGCGATTAGTTTAGAAATGATAGAAGCTTATGATTTAGGTTATTGTTTGCATGGTGATTTAGAAGTTTTGAAAGAACGCTTTAATGCTGATGATTTGATCGCATGCGGTCTTTTCTCTAACAAAAACGAAGACAAAGAATTAAGAAGTTTTTGCAACTACCGCATTACAATTCCGTTAAAGGATAGCAAAGGCCAAATTAGAAGCTTTAGCGCGCGTTTGTGTATACCAAGACTTCTAAAAGCTAACAACGCTCCTAAATACCTTAACGGCAGAGAAACAAGCCTCTATAATAAAACATTTTTCTTGTATAACTACCACCGAGCGCTTGAATCTATCAAAGAAAAGAAGCAGGTTATTATATGTGAAGGTTTTTTTGATGTGTTAGCGTACGAACATTTTTATTATAAAAACGCAATTTGTACAAGCGGTACCGCATTCACTAAAGAACATTTAGCGTTTTTAAATAAGCTTAATGTGGAGTTGTGTTTTAGTTTTGATAACGATAACGCCGGAACAGAAGCCACCATTAGAGCGCTTGATTTGTGTTTGAAAAACCATGTAACCAACATGAGCGTTATTAAGATCAAAGACTCAAGTGTTAAGGATTTAAGCGATTATCAAAAACTTAACAGACGCCCTAACCTAGCCAAAATTAACGGCTTTAAATTCTATTGCTCCTATTTGTTACGAGCAGAACTGACCACGCCACAAAAGGATTTAAACTACAGAAATATTTTAAAGATCCTTGAAGCTTTTGAACCTTTCATGCAAGCGGATTTACTCAAAATATTAAATTCATTTTTAGCGCAAAAAAGCGTTAAACCCGTTAAGCAGAAAAATTTACCCGGTAAATTAGATCTACTAGAAGCGAGAGTTTATGCAACAATGCTTGAAAGCGAAGAGTTTAGGTACATTGCAAGGCGCTTTTTAACGCCAAGCGATGTTAAATATCCTACATTTTTTAAAAGGATTGTGTGCAGTGATTTTAGAGGTTTAGATTTTTTGAAAAAATTTAAAACTATTCCTGAAAGCTATCAAAAAAGCTCATTAGTGTGGCTCAAAACCAAAGGCTTAAAAAATTCTTTAGCGGTTGCGCTAGATTGCAAGGATTACGCTTTAGCTGAAGCGATAAACGCTAAAATTAAAGAAATTCAAAAGGATTAA